A single window of Halotalea alkalilenta DNA harbors:
- a CDS encoding LamB/YcsF family protein: protein MQIDINADMGESFGAWKMGDDRAMLALVSSANVACGFHAGDPLVMDRTVRAALAQGVDVGAHPGFLDLWGFGRRRIEGQSGAEIERMVIYQLGAMRAIAEAAGHRMTHVKTHGALGNMAFVDVELAEAVVAAILKVDPTLMLLTAPLTAIERAARGGGLKIAAEVFADRGYDERGLLLPRGQPGAMIEDPHQAAERMLAMLEEGAIITAQGSRLPCPIDSICVHGDGPSAVPMASVLRERLEAAGHQILPLSRIERLQSA from the coding sequence ATGCAGATCGACATCAATGCGGACATGGGCGAAAGCTTCGGCGCCTGGAAGATGGGCGACGACCGGGCGATGCTGGCGCTTGTGAGCTCAGCCAATGTCGCTTGCGGCTTCCATGCCGGCGACCCGCTGGTGATGGATCGCACCGTACGGGCAGCGCTCGCCCAGGGTGTGGATGTCGGTGCCCATCCGGGCTTTCTCGACCTCTGGGGCTTTGGCCGGCGGCGGATCGAGGGCCAGAGCGGTGCCGAGATCGAACGTATGGTGATCTACCAGCTCGGTGCGATGCGAGCGATCGCCGAGGCCGCCGGCCACCGCATGACCCACGTCAAGACCCACGGCGCGCTCGGCAACATGGCCTTCGTCGATGTCGAACTGGCCGAGGCGGTGGTCGCGGCGATCCTCAAGGTCGACCCGACGCTCATGCTGCTCACCGCGCCGCTGACCGCGATCGAACGGGCAGCGCGCGGTGGCGGACTCAAGATCGCCGCCGAAGTGTTCGCCGACCGCGGCTACGATGAACGCGGCCTGCTGCTGCCCCGCGGCCAGCCTGGCGCAATGATCGAGGATCCGCACCAAGCCGCCGAGCGGATGCTCGCCATGCTCGAGGAAGGCGCGATCATCACCGCCCAGGGCAGTCGCCTGCCCTGCCCGATCGACAGCATCTGCGTCCACGGCGATGGTCCCTCGGCGGTGCCGATGGCAAGCGTCCTGCGCGAGCGGCTCGAAGCCGCCGGCCACCAGATCCTCCCACTCAGCCGGATCGAGCGCCTGCAATCAGCCTGA
- the pxpB gene encoding 5-oxoprolinase subunit PxpB, which translates to MAAESAGLKVAAIDYRLVPIGDSGVLVDCGERIESEVNAWVRAAARAIEAAKLAGVLELVPTYRSLAVFYDSCVVRQAELLARLPLLLDRISVVPGAARRWRIPVCYGGEYGIDLEPLAERHELSPAQLVERHAARIYRIYMIGFMPGFAYLGGLDPSLHTPRRDSPRSLTPAGSISIGGAQTAVASVAAPSGWHLIGRTPVRTFEPERERPFLLDAGDEVRFVPIEHARFAAFEACAEEDWQWSEAI; encoded by the coding sequence GTGGCTGCCGAATCGGCTGGGTTGAAGGTGGCGGCGATCGACTACCGGCTGGTGCCGATCGGTGACAGCGGGGTGCTGGTCGACTGCGGCGAGCGCATCGAGTCCGAGGTCAACGCCTGGGTTCGCGCCGCCGCGCGGGCGATCGAGGCGGCGAAGCTGGCAGGCGTACTAGAGCTGGTGCCGACCTATCGGTCGCTGGCGGTGTTCTACGACAGCTGCGTGGTGCGCCAGGCTGAGCTGTTGGCGCGTTTGCCGCTCTTGCTCGATCGGATCTCCGTCGTGCCGGGTGCCGCCCGGCGTTGGCGGATCCCGGTCTGCTACGGCGGCGAATATGGCATCGATCTCGAGCCGCTGGCCGAGCGCCATGAGCTCTCTCCGGCGCAGCTGGTCGAGCGCCACGCAGCGAGGATCTACCGGATCTACATGATCGGCTTCATGCCCGGCTTCGCCTATCTCGGCGGGCTCGACCCGAGTCTGCATACGCCGCGGCGCGACTCGCCGCGATCGCTCACGCCGGCGGGGAGCATCAGCATCGGCGGCGCCCAGACCGCGGTCGCCTCGGTGGCGGCGCCCAGCGGCTGGCACCTGATCGGACGTACGCCGGTGCGTACCTTCGAGCCCGAGCGCGAGCGTCCGTTCCTGCTCGACGCCGGCGACGAGGTGCGCTTCGTGCCGATCGAGCATGCGCGTTTCGCGGCCTTCGAAGCCTGCGCCGAGGAGGACTGGCAATGGAGCGAGGCGATATGA
- a CDS encoding biotin-dependent carboxyltransferase family protein has protein sequence MSVNGRCRLRVLSPGLAASLQDTGRLGLGAFGVPPSGPLDELSFTLANALVGNPIGATALEFSLVGPRLLVEGAPCVIAVCGDARVEINGEESDAYRSHWLEPGDRLSLPRLRSGARGYLAIAGGFTARSSLGSRATLLRAGLGGLDGRCLAAGDLLKAQETAARHRMRRCDRLLPQRDRRPIRVVPGPQHDYFAPEQRERWLASEYRIGAASDRMGYRLEGPPIQCVAGHNIVSDAIATGSIQVPGSGEPIIAMHDRQSTGGYPKIATVIRADLIRLGQLAPGDRLGFEAVSVEQGEDIWRGRSRELARLLERLA, from the coding sequence ATGAGCGTCAACGGTCGCTGCCGGTTGAGAGTGCTTTCGCCCGGGCTGGCTGCGAGCCTCCAGGATACCGGCCGTCTCGGGCTGGGCGCGTTCGGCGTGCCGCCCTCGGGCCCGCTCGACGAACTGAGCTTCACCCTCGCCAACGCCCTGGTGGGTAACCCGATCGGCGCCACTGCGCTCGAGTTCAGCCTGGTCGGCCCACGCCTGCTGGTCGAGGGCGCGCCCTGCGTGATCGCGGTGTGTGGCGATGCGCGAGTCGAGATCAATGGCGAGGAGTCCGATGCCTACCGCAGCCACTGGCTCGAGCCGGGGGATCGATTGAGCCTGCCCCGGCTGCGCAGCGGTGCGCGCGGCTATCTGGCGATCGCCGGGGGCTTCACCGCCCGCAGCAGCCTCGGCAGCCGGGCGACCCTGCTGCGTGCTGGGCTGGGAGGACTGGATGGCCGTTGTCTCGCCGCCGGCGACCTGCTCAAGGCGCAGGAGACGGCGGCGCGTCATCGGATGCGTCGCTGCGACCGGCTGCTGCCCCAGCGCGACCGGCGGCCGATCCGGGTGGTGCCCGGGCCCCAGCATGACTATTTCGCCCCCGAGCAGCGTGAGCGGTGGCTTGCAAGCGAGTATCGAATCGGTGCCGCCTCGGATCGCATGGGCTATCGCCTGGAAGGACCGCCGATCCAATGCGTCGCGGGTCACAACATCGTCTCGGATGCGATCGCGACCGGCAGCATCCAGGTGCCGGGCAGCGGAGAGCCGATCATCGCGATGCATGATCGCCAGAGCACCGGCGGCTATCCGAAGATCGCCACCGTGATCCGCGCCGATCTGATCCGCTTAGGCCAGCTCGCCCCCGGGGACCGGCTCGGTTTCGAGGCGGTCTCGGTGGAGCAGGGGGAGGATATCTGGCGCGGGCGCTCGCGCGAGCTGGCGCGACTGCTCGAGAGACTGGCCTGA